The genomic DNA ttttgcttttttttttttattcctctctctcctttttcttttatcttttcatttaccggaaaaattaatttcattGATTATAAAGATTTGTAAAACTACTACTTTTGCAAAAGCCCTTTTGAATCATTTTAGATTTATAAGAATACAAATTACACAAAAATGAGTTATACAAGTATTATTGTGACAGTGTATACCGATATATAAGGCACACAGttgaaaaatgcaaaataagaaataaaagaacaaaagtataaaaaaaataaaaaaaacaataaaaaaattaataaaaaaattaataaaaaaagcaataaGAGAAGCAATAAGAGAAGCAGTAAGAGAAGCAGTAAGAGAAGCAGTAAGAGAAGCAATAAGAGAAGCAGTAAGAGAAgcaataaaagaattattaaaaaaagcattaaacgtattgaaaaaaaataaagataactcagggaaaatgtaataatgaaaataggaaaataataacacaaaagtaaaacacacatacatatattatgtatatgtatatatacgtacgaatgtacatatgtgaaAATGGTACATATAATCTAATACATTAAGAACTCCTTTTTATGATTTTAGTTAAAGACATTTTATGGTTCTAACAGTTATgtgataaattaatatttatatttttagtacatttttactatatttttcttaattttatgttaatactaataaaatttatttatgtatacaccttattttcctttttttttttttttttccttaactgttcaggaaaaaataagtagtaatatgcatatatctAAAGTGCCACTTCGCCTATGTTACAtgttcttcttcttttatttttttttcactgaTTAATATACACCTTGCAACAAGTTAACATGTGCAACGACTTCCTTTGCAGGTTAACCTTTTGACGTATAATCGTCTACATGCCGCATActattgtacatatatatatatatatatatacatatatatatgtatgtatgtatgtatgtatgtatgtatgtatgtatgcgcATCCGtgtgtgtatttatatatgtaggtGCGCAGATGAGTATGATACTATGTAAATATGCATTCATGTATTCATGTAAGTAGGCATgcgtgtatgtgtgtattatGAACAAAGTACACATTTGTTTTATGAGTTATCTCCGCATTATTAACCTTGTTATACTactgtatatatgcattttttttttttttttccccttttttcatatcattgcaacattattttccttttttatttgcatgttcatgtatttatgctttttttatttacatgttAGTATATTTTTGCGTTATTCATTCTTTATTcgtttttaaaacattttagcAATTTAgcatttcttcattttgaatatacactccattttgtattttaaaaaaaggaagcagaagagaaagaagaagaaagaaaaaaaaaaaaaaaaaaaaaaaaaaaatgaatgaaaataGGTCTAGAGATTACgattatttgtataaaataattttaataggTGACAGCGGAGTAGGTAAGTCATGCATATTATTACGATTTTCGGATGACCATTTTACGGAAAGTTATATAACAACAATAGGTGTAGACTTTCGATTTAGAACAATTAAAGTAgatgaaaaaattgtaaaattacaaatatggGATACGGCTGGACAAGAAAGATTTAGAACAATAACATCAGCATATTATAGAGGTGCTGATGggataattataatatatgatacaACAGACAGAAATtcctttttacatattaatgaatggatgaatgaaataaataagtacaCGAATGAAGATACTTGTAAATTACTAGTAGGTAATAAAGCGGACTGTAAGGACGAAATTGAAATAACAACAACAGAAGGAGAAAACAAAGCAAAAGAACTGAACATTCCATTTGTAGAGACATCCGCAAAGGATGCTACTAATGTTGAGTTAGCATTTACTATGATAACAcaagaattaattaaaaagaaaaaaaaaaaaaatataaatacgaTAAATAACAATCAAGCCAAGGTAAAGTTGTCCATGGAAGACAGAACGCAAGGCCCCTATTGCTCCTGCTAAATTCACTGTGCATGTGACTGTTCATATGGCTGTTCATATGTTTCTTTGCACACATACCACTATttcatatatctttttttaattacccTTTTTAATACACCCATTTTATGCTTTCTTCgtacctatttttttttttttttttttttttttttttttttttcttcattcttTGCAAAAATATCACAATTGTAATTGACACGTTTAATAGCGTAATGTTTATCTGTGTGCTAGATTAACGTTTAACTGCCTTCctatatatgtgcatttttttttttttttataatttttatatgctcCTAAGATTTAGTTATTTTTCACCTTATCTTTATTAATTCCACCATGACCTTCCATTTACGTAGCTTATACATGATAGCATAGTTATATATAGcaaattttacttattaatatttttgcatttctGCGTTTATTTCATTGGTTTATTCTCTTCTTTTCCGTTACAGGATTATACTTacaggtatatatatgcacgcgCATGTGCTTACACCTATGCTGATATATGTAGTGCATAttcatgtttatatatgcttcccttttatttatgtatgttctCGTCAACATGCATTTTACTTTTGTTTATGCGCAAATATCAATACCTTTTCTTTAAATGTACac from Plasmodium brasilianum strain Bolivian I chromosome 10, whole genome shotgun sequence includes the following:
- a CDS encoding ras-related protein Rab-1A — protein: MNENRSRDYDYLYKIILIGDSGVGKSCILLRFSDDHFTESYITTIGVDFRFRTIKVDEKIVKLQIWDTAGQERFRTITSAYYRGADGIIIIYDTTDRNSFLHINEWMNEINKYTNEDTCKLLVGNKADCKDEIEITTTEGENKAKELNIPFVETSAKDATNVELAFTMITQELIKKKKKKNINTINNNQAKVKLSMEDRTQGPYCSC